From a single Thermodesulfovibrionales bacterium genomic region:
- the mraY gene encoding phospho-N-acetylmuramoyl-pentapeptide-transferase → MLYSLLYGLHTWFSPLNVFRYITFRTAISIITAMLITFVIGPRVIERLRGLSVTQQIRDDGPQTHLGKSGTPTMGGILIVLSIVLTALLWGDLRNSYIWVMLVSTVGFGGIGLLDDYLKVVKRNPKGLRAWYKFGSQLLIALLIGLFLYMNPKDPFSDVLSIPFFKKWLFDLGWFYIPFSVVVIVGSSNAVNLTDGIDGLAIGLVAIAVLANGILVYISGNKNLAGYLQVLFLPGTGELTVFCGAMLGAALGFLWYNAYPAEVFMGDVGSLGLGGSLGTLAVITKHEIVLAVVGGIFVIETLSVILQVASFKLRGKRIFRMAPIHHHFELKGWPEPKVIVRFWIVGIMLALLSLTTLKVR, encoded by the coding sequence ATGCTCTATAGTCTCCTCTACGGCCTCCATACCTGGTTTTCACCTCTTAACGTATTCCGCTATATAACCTTCAGGACTGCCATATCGATCATAACCGCGATGCTCATCACCTTTGTCATCGGCCCCCGGGTGATCGAACGGCTGAGGGGGTTGAGCGTCACCCAGCAGATCAGAGATGATGGACCGCAGACCCATCTCGGCAAATCAGGGACGCCGACCATGGGGGGGATCCTCATCGTCCTCTCGATTGTGCTCACGGCTCTTCTGTGGGGGGATCTGAGAAACAGTTACATATGGGTCATGCTTGTGTCCACGGTGGGGTTTGGAGGGATCGGCCTTCTGGACGATTATCTCAAGGTCGTGAAGAGAAACCCGAAGGGACTCCGTGCGTGGTACAAGTTCGGATCTCAGCTGCTCATTGCTCTGCTCATAGGCCTGTTCCTTTACATGAACCCGAAAGACCCCTTTTCCGACGTCCTGAGCATCCCCTTTTTCAAGAAGTGGCTCTTTGATCTCGGCTGGTTCTACATCCCCTTCTCTGTTGTCGTGATCGTAGGCTCTTCGAATGCCGTAAACCTGACGGATGGTATCGACGGCCTTGCAATCGGTCTTGTTGCCATCGCCGTCCTCGCAAACGGCATCCTTGTCTATATCTCAGGGAACAAGAATCTTGCAGGCTATCTTCAGGTCCTCTTCCTGCCGGGGACAGGAGAGTTGACGGTCTTCTGCGGCGCCATGCTCGGCGCAGCCCTGGGGTTCCTCTGGTACAACGCCTATCCCGCAGAGGTCTTCATGGGCGATGTCGGCTCCCTCGGTCTTGGCGGATCCCTCGGCACCCTGGCGGTGATAACGAAGCACGAGATCGTCCTTGCCGTCGTGGGGGGGATCTTTGTCATAGAGACGCTGTCGGTTATCCTTCAAGTTGCTTCATTCAAGCTCCGGGGGAAACGGATTTTCAGGATGGCGCCGATCCACCACCATTTTGAACTCAAAGGATGGCCTGAGCCGAAGGTCATTGTGAGGTTCTGGATCGTAGGGATCATGCTGGCGCTCTTAAGTCTAACTACGCTCAAGGTGAGGTGA
- a CDS encoding DUF1059 domain-containing protein — MKTLLCKDVGVNCDFVARGRTDAEVLNKASEHARKDHGIKKVTKDYLDSWRKKIHEA, encoded by the coding sequence ATGAAGACGTTACTATGTAAGGATGTCGGCGTAAATTGCGACTTCGTGGCGCGCGGCAGGACGGATGCCGAGGTCCTGAATAAAGCATCAGAGCATGCGAGAAAGGATCACGGTATCAAGAAGGTCACTAAGGATTACCTTGATTCTTGGCGCAAGAAGATTCACGAAGCGTAG
- a CDS encoding penicillin-binding protein 2, with product MLFNHDRFDQKAKEQQLKKEDILVRRGIIYDRRGREIAVNLELESLYCDPLEIDSPEESARKVSAITGKPRNVILDKLSSDKRFVLVERKLDPGIARKIKDSKIKGIDFVSDAKRFYPKGSLASHILGFVDIDNNGIEGVELKYNAYLRGNGGKVVLERDASGRTLSQGVDMESKGNNLVLTIDEGLQYMVETELDSALKQWRAAAATAIMMDPFSGEILALANNPSYNPNLTSESRSSERRNRAITDCYEPGSTFKIIVGTAAIEEKLVALDSPFDCSRGSVEIGGRTIHDAHRHGLLTFKEVIQKSSNVGSVMIGMRLGKERVYKYAKAYGFGDKTGIDLPGEVSGWIRVPERWSGVSLGSISIGQEVAVTPLQVLRAYAAIGNGGLLVKPHVVSRVFSPSGREIWSFQPESKRAISRETAETFRDILKTVTEDGGTAKSASVDGNYVAGKTGTAQIIDPRTKRYSREKYVSSFVGFVPADNPRIAMIIVIYEPKGQIYGGVVAAPVFRKIAENALSYLNVPRENVQKTAQVITK from the coding sequence ATGTTGTTCAATCATGACCGGTTCGATCAAAAGGCCAAAGAGCAGCAACTGAAGAAAGAGGATATCCTGGTAAGGCGTGGGATTATCTATGACAGGCGGGGCAGGGAAATAGCCGTCAATCTGGAACTGGAATCCCTGTACTGCGACCCCCTCGAGATCGATTCGCCCGAAGAGAGTGCCCGGAAAGTATCGGCGATTACTGGTAAACCACGGAATGTCATCCTCGACAAGCTCTCCTCGGACAAGCGCTTTGTCCTGGTCGAACGGAAGCTCGACCCCGGCATAGCGAGGAAGATCAAGGATTCGAAGATCAAGGGGATCGATTTTGTCTCTGACGCCAAGAGGTTCTATCCGAAGGGTTCCCTTGCCTCCCATATCCTTGGATTTGTGGATATCGACAACAACGGGATTGAGGGGGTTGAGCTCAAGTACAACGCGTACCTCAGAGGCAACGGGGGGAAGGTCGTTCTCGAGAGAGATGCGAGCGGCAGGACATTGTCTCAGGGTGTTGACATGGAGTCTAAAGGGAACAATCTGGTGCTGACGATCGATGAGGGCCTTCAATATATGGTCGAGACGGAACTCGACAGCGCGCTGAAACAATGGAGGGCCGCTGCTGCAACTGCCATCATGATGGACCCCTTTTCTGGGGAGATTCTCGCCCTCGCAAACAACCCTTCCTATAACCCCAACCTGACTTCCGAAAGCAGGAGCTCAGAGAGGAGAAACAGGGCGATAACGGACTGCTACGAGCCCGGTTCCACATTCAAGATCATCGTCGGTACTGCCGCCATTGAAGAGAAGCTTGTTGCCCTTGATTCTCCCTTTGACTGCAGCAGGGGGTCCGTCGAGATCGGCGGAAGGACGATCCATGACGCCCACAGACACGGTCTCCTCACCTTTAAGGAGGTGATACAGAAGTCTTCCAACGTAGGATCGGTAATGATCGGCATGAGGCTTGGCAAAGAGAGGGTGTATAAGTATGCAAAGGCCTACGGATTTGGTGACAAGACCGGTATTGACCTTCCGGGAGAGGTCTCAGGCTGGATCCGTGTTCCTGAAAGATGGTCAGGAGTCTCTCTCGGATCCATATCAATCGGTCAGGAGGTCGCTGTGACCCCCCTCCAGGTCCTCAGGGCTTATGCTGCCATAGGAAACGGAGGTTTACTGGTCAAGCCCCACGTCGTATCACGGGTCTTTTCTCCCTCTGGCAGGGAGATCTGGTCCTTCCAGCCTGAGTCGAAGAGGGCCATTTCACGGGAGACTGCAGAGACCTTCAGGGATATCCTGAAGACCGTTACGGAAGACGGCGGCACAGCCAAGAGCGCATCGGTGGACGGCAATTATGTCGCCGGTAAAACAGGCACCGCCCAGATCATCGATCCGCGGACCAAGAGATACTCTCGGGAGAAATACGTAAGCTCCTTTGTGGGCTTCGTGCCTGCAGACAATCCCAGGATCGCGATGATCATCGTCATCTACGAACCGAAGGGCCAGATATACGGCGGAGTCGTAGCCGCTCCCGTTTTCAGGAAGATCGCTGAGAATGCCCTCTCCTATCTGAACGTGCCGAGGGAAAATGTTCAGAAGACCGCACAGGTGATCACAAAATGA
- the murF gene encoding UDP-N-acetylmuramoyl-tripeptide--D-alanyl-D-alanine ligase, whose product MGEAEAITVSDILQATAGRLVSGDPCSVFTGISTDSRTVRRGELFVPLKGERFDGHDFLPDALRQGNGAVVSVPIGPMEGKVIILVEDTLKALQDMAHEKRVRNPVTVIGVTGTNGKTTTKELIASIIGVSHRVLKNEGNLNNQIGLPLSLLKLRGDEEFVVLEMGASRRGDITELCDIALPDAGVITNIGFGHLEGFGDIGGVRNTKLELFDAVKTIAVNADDVFLMEGINVKLEGRHKPAVITYGVSGRADVLAEDITYEESSSLFAIRMAHGRRIEVSLLLPGRFNIWNALAAASICEGLGIGPEEIKEGIESFSGVPMRLEVKELSGMRIISDTYNANPVSMEEAMKELVRLRRRRAIAILGDMLELGPYAEEAHRRLGRWMASLPVDLFVAVGPLMSKAAEEFLSSRGQLLIVQDSSEAAVIFRNIRREGDTVLLKGSRGMRMEKVLEEFPETELVRTGSEARDAL is encoded by the coding sequence ATGGGTGAGGCAGAAGCAATTACCGTGAGTGACATTCTTCAGGCGACGGCCGGAAGGCTGGTGAGCGGAGATCCCTGTTCGGTCTTCACGGGGATCTCGACTGACTCGAGGACCGTCAGAAGGGGAGAACTCTTTGTGCCCCTGAAGGGCGAGAGATTTGACGGACACGATTTTCTGCCCGATGCCCTGAGGCAAGGAAACGGGGCCGTGGTCAGCGTCCCTATCGGACCTATGGAGGGGAAGGTCATCATTCTTGTGGAGGACACCCTCAAGGCACTTCAGGACATGGCTCATGAGAAGAGAGTAAGAAACCCCGTGACCGTTATCGGCGTGACCGGTACGAACGGAAAGACAACGACAAAGGAGCTCATAGCATCGATCATCGGGGTCAGTCACAGGGTTCTGAAGAACGAAGGAAACCTCAATAACCAGATTGGCCTCCCCTTAAGCCTCCTGAAACTGAGGGGCGATGAAGAGTTTGTCGTCCTCGAAATGGGCGCGAGCAGGAGGGGTGATATAACAGAGCTCTGCGATATAGCGCTTCCTGATGCAGGCGTCATAACAAATATCGGGTTTGGACACCTTGAGGGTTTCGGGGATATCGGGGGCGTGAGAAACACAAAACTCGAGCTCTTTGACGCGGTAAAAACAATTGCCGTGAATGCCGATGATGTTTTTCTCATGGAAGGAATCAACGTGAAGCTGGAGGGGCGTCATAAACCAGCCGTCATCACCTACGGTGTTTCAGGGAGGGCAGATGTCCTGGCAGAGGATATCACCTACGAAGAGAGCAGCTCCCTCTTTGCAATTCGTATGGCTCACGGGAGACGTATTGAGGTCAGCCTTCTCCTGCCGGGAAGGTTTAACATCTGGAACGCCTTGGCTGCTGCGTCAATTTGTGAGGGCCTCGGGATCGGTCCCGAAGAGATCAAGGAAGGGATCGAATCCTTCTCAGGAGTCCCGATGCGTCTCGAAGTGAAAGAGCTCTCGGGAATGAGGATCATCAGCGACACCTATAATGCGAACCCCGTGTCCATGGAAGAGGCCATGAAAGAACTCGTCAGGTTAAGAAGGAGAAGGGCCATAGCCATCCTCGGTGATATGCTCGAACTCGGCCCGTACGCTGAAGAGGCACACAGGAGACTTGGTAGATGGATGGCCTCGCTTCCTGTCGACCTTTTCGTAGCTGTGGGACCGCTCATGTCGAAGGCAGCTGAGGAATTTCTTTCATCCCGCGGGCAGTTGTTGATCGTGCAGGATTCTTCCGAGGCAGCGGTAATCTTCCGTAACATCCGCAGAGAGGGGGATACGGTTCTCCTGAAGGGTTCGAGGGGGATGCGCATGGAAAAGGTTCTTGAGGAATTTCCTGAAACAGAGCTCGTAAGGACGGGAAGTGAGGCAAGGGATGCTCTATAG
- a CDS encoding GNAT family N-acetyltransferase produces the protein MLEGFPKKVTLKDGAVITLRPMTRDDENDVYMFFSSLPEEARRYLRNDVTNRKIIAGWMRDLNYEKTVPIIAEHDGKLVAGSTLHRQTFGWGRHVGEVRVVIDPAFQNRGLGGLLFDEISQIASESGLKKLVARIVTARAGVIKAFERSGFDRIATLRNYVKDIHQNYADIAIMVKELASKTSTGG, from the coding sequence ATGCTGGAAGGATTCCCCAAGAAAGTCACATTGAAGGACGGCGCGGTCATCACGTTGAGGCCCATGACGAGGGATGATGAGAATGATGTCTACATGTTCTTCAGTTCTCTGCCTGAAGAGGCCAGGCGATATCTGAGAAACGACGTGACGAACAGGAAAATCATCGCGGGATGGATGCGTGACCTCAACTATGAAAAGACCGTGCCGATCATTGCTGAACATGACGGGAAACTCGTGGCAGGCTCAACACTCCACCGGCAGACCTTTGGGTGGGGCCGCCACGTCGGTGAGGTGAGGGTCGTGATCGATCCGGCCTTTCAGAATCGCGGTCTCGGAGGACTGCTCTTTGATGAGATCTCTCAGATTGCTTCAGAGTCCGGTCTGAAGAAGCTGGTCGCAAGGATCGTCACCGCAAGGGCCGGCGTGATCAAGGCTTTCGAAAGATCAGGATTTGACCGTATTGCGACTCTTAGGAACTATGTCAAGGATATTCATCAGAACTATGCAGATATTGCGATCATGGTCAAAGAATTGGCATCGAAGACATCGACCGGAGGGTGA
- the mraZ gene encoding division/cell wall cluster transcriptional repressor MraZ translates to MMPAFSGKYYYSVDEKGRLMIPAPFREILTTHYSSRLYIITNAAFDRCLHLYPYEEWTKLEDKVRALPKMLEEVRFFMRRVVASAQECSFDKQGRLLIPATHREDAGIKTDVALIGQIEKIEIWDRREWNDAVDLSRFDRKTVEERLAAYGI, encoded by the coding sequence ATGATGCCTGCTTTTTCCGGTAAATATTATTACTCGGTGGATGAAAAGGGAAGACTCATGATCCCCGCTCCTTTCAGAGAAATCCTCACTACCCATTACAGCTCAAGATTATACATCATAACGAACGCGGCCTTTGACCGTTGCCTTCATCTCTACCCCTATGAAGAGTGGACAAAACTTGAGGACAAGGTGAGGGCGCTCCCGAAGATGCTTGAAGAAGTCCGTTTCTTCATGCGTCGCGTCGTAGCCTCTGCACAGGAGTGTTCCTTTGACAAGCAGGGGAGACTCCTCATTCCCGCGACCCACAGGGAGGACGCGGGCATAAAGACTGATGTTGCTCTCATCGGCCAGATCGAGAAGATCGAGATATGGGACAGGAGAGAATGGAATGACGCTGTTGACCTGAGCAGGTTCGACCGAAAGACCGTTGAAGAACGCCTGGCGGCTTACGGCATTTAA
- a CDS encoding acetyl-CoA C-acetyltransferase, whose amino-acid sequence MRNVVIASAVRTAIGSFGGTLKDVPAVELGGIVIREALRRARVSTDKVDLVVMGNVLQAGLGQNPARQAAINGGVAQYTPALTVNVVCGSGMEAVITATQKIKAGDADIVVAGGMENMSQAPYVLTQSRWGLRMGHSQVLDIMIRDGLWCSFSDTHMGITAENVAKKFNISREAQDEYAAISQAKAEKAITSGRFKDEIVPVMVPQKKGDPIPFDTDEYPKFGTTAEKLAKLKPAFDKKGTVTAGNSSGVNDGAAALVIMSADKAYKLGIKPLAKIVSYDARGCEPELMGIGPIFAVQGAVAKVKGELGKEVDLAELNEAFAAQALACVNSLQIDPDKVNVNGGAIALGHPIGCSGSRILTTLLYEMEKRDVKVGLAALCVGGGMGFAMIVERGWYY is encoded by the coding sequence ATGCGCAATGTGGTGATCGCCAGCGCTGTTCGGACAGCTATCGGGAGCTTCGGGGGGACGTTAAAGGACGTGCCTGCTGTTGAGTTGGGAGGCATCGTCATAAGGGAAGCCCTCAGGCGAGCGCGGGTCAGTACCGACAAAGTCGATCTTGTGGTCATGGGGAATGTCTTGCAGGCAGGATTAGGCCAGAATCCTGCGCGTCAGGCTGCCATCAATGGAGGAGTTGCCCAGTATACTCCGGCTTTGACGGTGAACGTCGTTTGCGGTTCGGGCATGGAGGCTGTCATAACAGCGACGCAAAAGATCAAGGCCGGTGATGCAGATATCGTCGTGGCAGGCGGCATGGAGAATATGAGCCAGGCCCCCTATGTCCTGACACAATCCCGGTGGGGACTCAGGATGGGACATAGCCAGGTCCTCGACATCATGATTCGCGACGGTCTCTGGTGCTCTTTCAGTGATACTCACATGGGCATTACCGCAGAAAACGTGGCGAAGAAGTTCAACATCAGCCGTGAGGCACAGGACGAGTACGCAGCAATAAGCCAGGCAAAGGCTGAGAAGGCGATCACATCAGGCCGGTTCAAAGATGAGATCGTTCCGGTGATGGTACCACAGAAGAAGGGAGATCCCATACCCTTTGATACGGACGAGTACCCCAAATTTGGGACAACAGCCGAAAAACTCGCCAAGCTGAAACCGGCTTTTGACAAGAAGGGGACGGTGACGGCGGGAAACTCTTCGGGAGTGAATGACGGTGCTGCAGCGCTCGTCATCATGTCTGCCGACAAGGCGTATAAGCTGGGAATAAAGCCGCTGGCGAAGATCGTCTCTTATGATGCCAGGGGCTGTGAACCAGAACTCATGGGTATCGGTCCTATTTTTGCCGTCCAGGGCGCCGTTGCTAAAGTAAAGGGAGAACTGGGAAAAGAGGTTGATCTCGCTGAACTCAACGAGGCCTTCGCAGCTCAGGCTCTGGCATGTGTCAATAGTCTCCAGATCGATCCCGACAAGGTGAACGTCAACGGCGGCGCCATAGCCCTGGGACATCCCATCGGATGCAGCGGATCACGAATTCTCACGACCCTTCTCTATGAGATGGAGAAACGTGATGTTAAGGTCGGGCTGGCCGCCCTCTGCGTCGGCGGCGGCATGGGGTTTGCGATGATCGTAGAACGAGGGTGGTATTACTGA
- the rsmH gene encoding 16S rRNA (cytosine(1402)-N(4))-methyltransferase RsmH yields the protein MIVHLPVMVKEVMEVLNVNPGGIYVDATVGLGGHAEKILGLLHAGGRIVGIDRDERALKMAHETLRDERVFLMKGKFSEMGSLVKETGIEKVDGVLFDFGVSMMQLRDPDRGFSFHSEERLDMRMDRSQRLTAEEIVNTYPEKTMERILEVYGEERFARKIAKAIVTYRMKKRIVTCAELAGIVSTVYRKRGKIHPATKAFQALRIAVNNEITEIIHGLEESLDLLKPGARLCTISYHSLEDGTVKNFLRDSQRNGLVRVLTKKPLSPSYDEVRLNPSSRSAKLRGAERL from the coding sequence ATGATCGTCCACCTTCCCGTCATGGTGAAGGAAGTCATGGAAGTTCTCAACGTAAATCCTGGGGGGATATATGTTGACGCGACAGTCGGTTTGGGAGGACACGCAGAGAAGATACTCGGTCTCCTGCATGCCGGGGGAAGGATCGTCGGCATTGACAGGGATGAAAGGGCATTGAAGATGGCCCATGAAACACTCCGTGACGAAAGAGTTTTCCTCATGAAGGGGAAGTTCTCAGAGATGGGAAGCCTGGTTAAGGAGACTGGCATCGAAAAGGTTGACGGCGTTCTTTTCGACTTCGGAGTCTCGATGATGCAGTTGAGAGACCCTGACAGGGGTTTCAGTTTCCACTCTGAAGAACGCCTCGATATGAGGATGGACAGAAGCCAAAGGCTGACAGCCGAGGAGATCGTGAATACCTATCCTGAAAAGACCATGGAAAGGATCCTTGAGGTTTACGGTGAGGAGCGGTTTGCAAGAAAGATCGCAAAGGCGATCGTAACCTACAGAATGAAGAAAAGAATCGTCACCTGCGCTGAGCTCGCAGGGATCGTGAGCACGGTTTACCGGAAGAGGGGAAAGATCCATCCCGCAACAAAGGCCTTCCAAGCCCTGCGGATCGCCGTGAACAACGAGATAACCGAGATTATCCACGGACTCGAAGAGTCACTTGACCTGCTGAAACCGGGGGCAAGGCTCTGCACCATTTCCTACCATTCCCTTGAGGACGGGACCGTAAAGAATTTCCTTCGTGATTCCCAGAGGAACGGACTCGTGAGGGTCCTGACAAAAAAACCCTTGAGCCCTTCCTATGACGAGGTGCGTCTCAACCCGTCATCGAGAAGCGCAAAACTGAGAGGAGCCGAGAGACTATGA
- a CDS encoding D-alanyl-D-alanine carboxypeptidase family protein has translation MKQLSVMSRQPLSIGRRLSFILVLFLLAIHCPLTSSFGDEIRSRAAIVMEASTGRVLYGKNPNLKLPPASTTKLMTAMVTLDRLDLNDVVTISEKAAGVSPIKANFRPGERVTVKTLLYAALLRSANDAAYALSEAVAGSEEKFAELMNEKVLALGMSDTVFANATGLPGGRQYTTVHDLSRLMRHALRYPTVREIINTKASHIETEEGRTIFLKNINKLLWEDDAMVGGKTGYTRAAKHCFVCAGSQENETIIAAILGAPSRETLWKESEALLAKGFAVSKSQEEPVIYFTQSDYRAGIEKASYSAGSSEIKKVSYKKTGRKGTKKAKRGRSKGHAKKQKRSKNNDIVMKGPDGSKG, from the coding sequence ATGAAACAGCTGTCGGTCATGAGTCGTCAACCGCTATCAATCGGGAGGAGATTGTCATTTATCCTGGTCCTTTTTCTCCTTGCCATCCATTGTCCGCTCACTTCTTCCTTTGGCGATGAAATTCGTTCGCGGGCCGCAATTGTTATGGAGGCATCAACAGGAAGGGTCCTCTACGGAAAGAACCCGAACCTGAAGCTGCCTCCGGCAAGTACGACGAAGCTCATGACAGCGATGGTGACCCTTGACAGGCTCGATCTCAATGACGTCGTCACCATCAGTGAAAAGGCGGCGGGTGTCTCTCCCATCAAGGCCAACTTCAGGCCGGGCGAAAGAGTCACGGTAAAGACCCTGCTCTATGCGGCCTTGCTCAGGTCTGCGAACGATGCGGCCTATGCACTTTCCGAGGCTGTCGCAGGCTCTGAGGAGAAGTTCGCCGAACTCATGAACGAGAAGGTCCTTGCCCTCGGAATGTCCGACACGGTCTTTGCGAATGCCACCGGCCTGCCGGGAGGCAGGCAATACACGACGGTCCACGATCTCTCCCGTCTCATGAGGCACGCCCTGCGATACCCGACCGTGAGGGAAATCATCAATACTAAGGCAAGTCATATTGAGACGGAGGAAGGCAGGACTATATTCCTCAAGAACATCAACAAGCTTCTGTGGGAAGATGATGCGATGGTCGGCGGCAAGACAGGATACACAAGGGCGGCGAAACATTGCTTTGTATGCGCAGGGTCCCAGGAGAATGAGACGATCATCGCCGCTATCCTGGGGGCTCCTTCCAGGGAGACGCTCTGGAAGGAATCAGAGGCGCTCCTGGCAAAGGGCTTTGCAGTCAGCAAGAGCCAGGAAGAGCCTGTCATCTATTTCACGCAATCCGACTACAGGGCGGGTATCGAGAAGGCCTCTTACAGCGCCGGTTCTTCTGAGATCAAGAAAGTGTCATACAAGAAGACCGGCAGGAAGGGCACAAAGAAGGCAAAAAGAGGCAGGTCAAAGGGTCACGCCAAGAAACAGAAGAGATCGAAGAACAACGATATCGTGATGAAAGGTCCTGATGGAAGTAAAGGGTAA
- a CDS encoding UDP-N-acetylmuramoyl-L-alanyl-D-glutamate--2,6-diaminopimelate ligase: protein MRLGEILDGCEYSLVTDSAPGVGSCQSAGNKSDKECLVLDTEISGIAYDSRRVEEGSLFAAVRGENLDGHRFISHALARGAAAVVAERDPREGHHLPFYIRVPDSRKLLACISNNFYRRPSEEVPVIGVTGTNGKTTTTYLMKSILEAWGKDVGLIGTIRYLIGETSYPASHTTPEAPEFQELLRRMISAGCRYVVAEISSHSLSLKRVDYTRFKAAVFTNLTRDHLDFHGTMDDYFEAKKRLFSELLPEEGIAVINADDLWGARLLREMEKRNVVTYGIISEADVTATGIDHTFSGTSLTIMGKDGKRSRIESPLLGTANTYNILAAAAAALAMDVPIDAIQKGVRSVSSIDGRLEKIDEGQGFLCIVDYAHTPDALERLITTARELILHARERGRLHEVSEEETEPRAQDAKPRIITVFGCGGNRDRGKRPLMGGIASRLSDEVFITSDNPRKEDPQEIIKEIESGIIEDNVFSVPDRREAITMAVERAGRGDIVIIAGKGHEEYQEIGEKRHRFSDREVVSEAIRNRLKRMQDG from the coding sequence ATGAGATTAGGAGAGATCCTTGACGGATGCGAATACAGCCTCGTGACGGACTCTGCGCCCGGAGTCGGGAGCTGCCAGTCTGCCGGCAACAAAAGCGATAAGGAATGCCTTGTCCTTGATACGGAGATATCGGGCATAGCCTATGACTCAAGAAGGGTAGAAGAGGGCTCCCTTTTTGCCGCTGTCAGGGGTGAGAACCTTGACGGCCACCGCTTTATCAGCCATGCCCTTGCCAGGGGTGCAGCAGCGGTGGTGGCCGAAAGGGACCCCAGAGAAGGGCATCATCTGCCCTTTTACATACGGGTGCCTGACAGCAGGAAGTTGCTTGCCTGTATCTCAAATAATTTTTATAGAAGACCGTCTGAGGAGGTCCCGGTCATCGGTGTGACAGGAACAAACGGGAAGACGACAACAACATACCTCATGAAATCCATCCTCGAGGCATGGGGAAAGGACGTCGGCCTCATCGGTACGATCCGCTACCTTATCGGGGAAACCTCATACCCGGCATCCCATACAACTCCAGAGGCTCCCGAGTTCCAGGAACTCCTCCGCAGGATGATCTCGGCTGGATGCAGGTATGTGGTCGCCGAGATCTCGTCCCATTCCCTTTCTCTCAAGAGGGTCGACTATACGAGGTTCAAGGCCGCGGTCTTTACGAATCTCACGAGAGACCATCTCGATTTTCACGGGACCATGGACGACTATTTCGAGGCAAAGAAGAGGCTCTTTTCGGAACTGTTGCCAGAAGAGGGGATCGCCGTCATTAATGCCGATGATCTCTGGGGCGCAAGGCTTTTGCGGGAGATGGAGAAGAGGAATGTCGTCACCTACGGCATCATCTCGGAAGCCGACGTGACTGCGACGGGCATCGATCACACCTTCTCCGGGACCTCCCTCACCATAATGGGGAAGGATGGAAAGAGATCAAGGATTGAATCACCGCTCCTCGGCACCGCCAATACGTACAACATTCTTGCTGCTGCAGCGGCTGCCTTGGCAATGGATGTCCCGATCGACGCGATTCAAAAGGGCGTCAGGTCCGTATCATCCATTGATGGGAGGCTCGAGAAGATTGACGAAGGCCAGGGTTTCCTCTGCATAGTCGATTACGCCCATACCCCGGATGCTCTGGAACGGCTTATCACTACTGCAAGGGAACTGATACTGCATGCAAGGGAACGGGGCCGGCTGCACGAAGTCTCAGAAGAAGAGACCGAACCTCGGGCCCAGGATGCGAAGCCCAGGATCATCACGGTCTTCGGCTGCGGCGGAAACAGAGACCGGGGGAAGCGACCCTTAATGGGAGGGATCGCCAGCAGACTCAGCGATGAGGTATTCATCACCTCTGACAATCCGAGAAAAGAAGACCCCCAGGAGATCATAAAAGAGATAGAATCGGGTATCATAGAGGACAACGTTTTTTCCGTTCCTGACAGAAGAGAGGCGATAACGATGGCTGTCGAAAGAGCCGGGCGAGGGGATATCGTTATTATCGCAGGAAAGGGACACGAGGAGTATCAGGAGATTGGAGAGAAGAGACATCGTTTCAGCGACCGCGAGGTTGTGAGTGAGGCGATCAGAAACAGGCTCAAGAGGATGCAGGATGGGTGA